The following is a genomic window from Nguyenibacter vanlangensis.
GCGGGCCGAGGGGATGGCGGCCGGATCCTGTGCGCTGCTGCTGGCGGAGATGAAGGCGGCACGGGTGCACGCGCCGGGCAGCGTGGTGGTGGGCGGCGACCAGATCCTGGCCTGCGAGGGGGAATGGTTCGAGAAACCGGCCGACCGGCCGGCGGCGCGGGCGCAATTGCTGCGCCTGCGGGGGCGGACGCACGTGCTGCACACCGCGGTCGCGGTGATGCGCGAGGGGCAGATCATATGGCGGCACGTGGCGCGGCCGGAATTGACGATGCGGCCATTTTCCGAGCGTTTTCTGGACGCGTATCTGGCGGCGGAGGGCGATGCGATCCTGTCCTCGGTCGGGGCGTACCGGCTGGAGGGGGCGGGGATCCATCTGTTCGACCGCGTCGTGGGCGAGCACGCGGCGATCCTGGGCCTGCCCCTGCTGCCGTTGCTGGGATTCCTGCGCCAGCATGGTGTGATCCTGTCGTAATTAGGGGCTTGCCAAGGCAGCGGACGACGGTTATACCCCGCCCACTCGCACGGCGTCGGATGGCGCCAGTGCCGGCGGGGCCATAGCTCAGTTGGGAGAGCGCCTGAATGGCATTCAGGAGGTCGTCGGTTCGATTCCGATTGGCTCCACCAGTTTCCCGCCTGCTTCAATAAGTCACGATGGTGCGCGGCGGTCGGGGGATGCCTCGGTCGGCCGCGTTTTGTCGTGTGCCGTTCGGCGTTTTTCCGCTTTATCCTCTTTTTTTCAGGCTCTGCAGCGCGTGGCGCCAGACCAGCATGCCGCACAGCGTGGTGGCGCAGAGCGTGACGGCCAGGGTACCCGCCAGGGCGGGCCAGTCGGCGTGCCAGGGCATGTGCAGGACCGCGCGGGCGATCAGCCAGGCATTGGCCGTGCCGATCGCCGCCGCCATCGCACCGGCAGTCAGTCCCAGTAGGGTGAATTCCAGCAGCCAGATCGCGCGGATCTGTCCCGCGTCGGCGCCGAGCGCGCGCAGGATGGCGGCGGTGGCGACCCGCTGCCGCCAGCCGGCCGAGAGGGTCGCCGCCAGCACCAGCCCGCCCGAGGCCAGCAGCAGGGCCGCCGCCGCGGTCAGCGCGCCGCCCAGGCGGCCGGCCAGGGTGGCCAGTTGGGCCAGCACGTCGGCGATGCGGATGCCGGTGATCCCGGGCAGCGCGTCGGTCAGCGCGGCCAGCACGCCGGCATCGTGATCTGCCCGGCCGTCGGTGGCCAGGGTGGCGATGAAGCTGTGCGGCGCGTGGGACAGCAGGCCCGGCGAGGCGATGAAGGCGAAATTGAGCTGCAGGGAGCGCCAGGCG
Proteins encoded in this region:
- a CDS encoding Maf family protein encodes the protein MSDSSLVPAGGFLQAESPRIVLASQSVTRRMLLEQAGLSVESRPARVDEQSIRESARAEGMAAGSCALLLAEMKAARVHAPGSVVVGGDQILACEGEWFEKPADRPAARAQLLRLRGRTHVLHTAVAVMREGQIIWRHVARPELTMRPFSERFLDAYLAAEGDAILSSVGAYRLEGAGIHLFDRVVGEHAAILGLPLLPLLGFLRQHGVILS